The Glycine soja cultivar W05 chromosome 9, ASM419377v2, whole genome shotgun sequence sequence ttttttttaatgattcaatttgaacttatttaattaaataaattttactaaaaaCATCAGCatgacttatttttttattttctgcaaAGATTTGGCCTAACTTAGACTTATCTTTTAGGCCAGGTCGaattatatgatttatttcTATCTCTAATCATTATATTATCccgtattatattataattaaaatgaaaagtatTCCATTAAGTGGAATTAAAGAGAGTGAAAGGGGAGCAAAATGCAAGGCATGATAAAAAATCTCATCTTATTAGAATCAAATTTTCCATGGAAAACAATCACTAGACATACACAAGCTGACAACAATGATTCTCTGGTGCGACAATCACAGTTTCTGCCTCTAAGATAACAATCATTATCACTAATACTCAATTCAGCTGCAGTTGATTCTACAATTTCAGGATCACAAAAAGTTACCAAAACATTGTCTTCATCACTAACGACATTACAAAAAGTAGTGTTGGTTTGGTGAAAGAACAAACCCTCAGCCTCCAAATGTATGTCATGGATCTCATTGCCTCTCACAGTGACCCATTCGCCATCGTTCGATGCCCAAACAGGCTCATCCGAAAACAACCTACGAATTCTGTCCCTAGGAGAGGGACAATCAAGTGCTTCATGCTGAGCTGTCTCCAGTGAATCCCAAAAACCTCGTTCCAACACACCAGTGGGAGTGTCCGAATCCAACACCAACAACTTCAATTCCGTGCACTCCTTAACAAAACCGTGTCCAAGAAGCTCCTCCACCGACCACCTTTCACCGGGCTCCCTCTTCAAACACTTTCCCAAAAAGTCCCTCCCCTGCTCCGACACATAACCAGGTATCTCCGGCGACTCGCCGGAGAATCCAATCCTATAAACCACCGCCGCCGGGTCTCCGCCGCCTTGCCACGGCGGCGTCCCGGTGATCATCTCCAGCACAGTGCACCCAAGTGCCCACACGTCAGCAGGGAACCCCTGCTGCTCCCCACGCGCCACCTCTGGTGCCATGAATCTCGGCGTGCCGGCGATCACCGACGATGACTCCTCCACCCTCCGAGCGCAACCAAAGTCCGCAATTTTCACCCCTTGCTCCGTCACCAACACGTTCTGCCCCTTCACGTCGCAATGCACTATCCCATTGGAGTGAAGGTAGTTCAGGCCCTGCAGAATTTGGCGCGTGCAGGACCCCACCACCGCTTCTTCCATCCCGCCACCGCGCTCCGCCAGGGTCCCGTGAGGCGCGTACTCCATGAACATGTTGAACCACTGCACGCCGTTCTCGAACGTGTTGTCACAGCCTCGGTAGGCCACAATTTGAGGACATTTCAGTGTTGAAAGAATCCTCTCCTCCCTTTTGAGGAACTCCGACCGGTGGAGCTCCGCAGACTTCACGGCAAACACTTCACCGGACCGGTGGGACTCCCCGATGTAGACGGCCGCGGTGGAGCCGCGGCCGAGGGTGTGGCCTCTAGTCCAATCCATGAATGGTGTTGGGATGTTAGTTATAGTATTAAAGTGTGGGATGTAGTTGGGAGCTAGCTTTTCTGAAttagaagatatatatatatgtgggaAGGTTAAGGTTAAGGGTTTGGTGTGTTGTGGTTGGCTTAATGTAGAGGGTAAGAAAAGAAGCTATGATGTGGAAAggctttaatttttgtttgcattgcacttttttttattgtgtcaAATGGACGGCCGCCGTCTTGTTCTTTCACGATCTTGTGATGGGAGGGGTCCACGTGTCAAAGGGAGGAggagcttttgttgttgttgttggccgGCCAGGCATGAATGCTGGCACGTGCTTCATCCTTTCAATTAAGGGGTGAGACTGCAAAGATTGCGCTGTTAGCTAGCTATAGGGGTGAATGCTGAGAGCGTGTTTCGTGAATCATTAGGGTGGCATATTCCATGGCTCATGTTACAATtgttaaatcttgttttatccTTGAGGGCCCACcaagtaaagaaagaaagagatgcTTTATTTCGTTCCTCAATTTCTGTGTCTAGGGACTcccttaaatattattaaactaTGTACATGGTACAATTATATATGCCAGTGTCAAAGATAGATGCATGGATTGTGCCAAACAATGCTTGAATCCTTGGATTAGTAGCTATAATATATGCACTCTGAAACTAAAACCATCGAAATTGTCTCATAGATATGCTGAAATTGATGAATTCAATTAACTTGAATTCGCTTGAGTTGGGCCAAGAACAATTGGACTTTGACCTCCTAATGTATACCTAATCAATTTGGTGAATGCCAATTATTGACTAGAAGTAGACGATTAGTTAGTTCTAATATTCCCTCTTTCTTGCCTCCCAATCAATCACATACATCTTCTGGATTAATTTTCAAGTCAAAGGGGTATATATATGGTGCTTTATTTTAAACCAAGTATCGGTTTATCTGCTAAGTTAGGTGGATTGTATGCGAAGCAAAACGAATGGCAACAGTGAAAGTCAATTTAAAGGCAAAATCCCACTATGAGAGAAAGGGGGCTTAGTCTATGATGAGTGTAAAGCGCAAGGAGAGTGGTGAAAGCCTCAAAGCCAAGGACACTTGGAATTTCGGTAAAGAACAAAAAGCCGAAGCCAACTAACTCAATCGTTGCACTAAGCCTAATCAccactgattttttttaaaaataataccaaCCAGCCTGTCCATCCACATTCACATTGTGTGTGTAGTTGTTAACTAACAAATTAAacgaaaaagaaggataaagacAGCGTGAGAGGAGTTTAATTTGTTGGACCGTTAATATTAGTATTAAAATCATGCTAATcggtatttttaaaatattggttaaaaaattataaaattatttatcataaaaaaatataaacaacacaatttttttgtcttttaataaaaaaaatattttaaata is a genomic window containing:
- the LOC114367695 gene encoding mitogen-activated protein kinase kinase kinase 18-like, which translates into the protein MDWTRGHTLGRGSTAAVYIGESHRSGEVFAVKSAELHRSEFLKREERILSTLKCPQIVAYRGCDNTFENGVQWFNMFMEYAPHGTLAERGGGMEEAVVGSCTRQILQGLNYLHSNGIVHCDVKGQNVLVTEQGVKIADFGCARRVEESSSVIAGTPRFMAPEVARGEQQGFPADVWALGCTVLEMITGTPPWQGGGDPAAVVYRIGFSGESPEIPGYVSEQGRDFLGKCLKREPGERWSVEELLGHGFVKECTELKLLVLDSDTPTGVLERGFWDSLETAQHEALDCPSPRDRIRRLFSDEPVWASNDGEWVTVRGNEIHDIHLEAEGLFFHQTNTTFCNVVSDEDNVLVTFCDPEIVESTAAELSISDNDCYLRGRNCDCRTRESLLSACVCLVIVFHGKFDSNKMRFFIMPCILLPFHSL